From Carya illinoinensis cultivar Pawnee chromosome 5, C.illinoinensisPawnee_v1, whole genome shotgun sequence, one genomic window encodes:
- the LOC122309458 gene encoding uncharacterized protein LOC122309458, with protein MEKEDSTVKSVVNSPTVEKVEEELLVQEEDREEPLKERRDNPKFGHDNLQDESGDKMDEGMNFQVKAQEQKLDDDIGQVDSVLKMNDSRDLGDKMNKNRDLESKAQEDDMDQNMEGVFGEENEEEPVFDGTEGVVEKAVALTNFVKEKGAVAVSSVLRRLSGKKDEDGQDFPGDESKDVPDSSENSDVKEGPQKTTERSVWNPLSYIMMSHNADADNNAEQREEVSKGSTQPIAMKGRVILYTRLGCLDCKEARLFLFWKRLRYVEINIDIYPSRKLELEKISGSSAVPKVFFNEILIGGVSELKALNESGKLDEKIDYLINEAPSFEAPLPPLSGEDDLSSSGAFDELALLVRKMKEVIIVKDRFYKMRRFTNCFIGSEAVDFLSEDQYLEREEAIEFGRKLASTFFFQHVLEENLFEDGNHLYRFLDDDPIVSSQCHNIPRGITDVKPKPILDIASRLRFLFYGILEAYTSEDGKHVDYRSIHGSEEFARYLRIVQELQRVEVQDMPREEKLAFFINLYNMMAIHAILVLGHPAGPLERRKLFGDFKYVIGGSTFSLSAIQNGILRGNQRPPFNLMKPFGAKDKRSKVALPYPEPLVHFALVCGTQSGPALQCYSPGNIDKELMDAARNFLRNGGIIVDMNAKVASASKILKWFNVDFGKSEVEVLKHASNYLEPADSEALLDLLANSQLKVIYQQYDWSLNC; from the exons atggaaaaagaagaCTCAACTGTGAAAAGTGTAGTGAATTCTCCAACCGTCGAAAAGGTGGAGGAAGAACTTCTTGTTCAGGAGGAAGATCGAGAGGAACCATTAAAGGAGAGGCGGGATAATCCTAAATTTGGCCATGATAATCTGCAAGATGAATCAGGTGATAAGATGGATGAGGGTATGAATTTTCAGGTTAAAGCTCAAgaacaaaagttggatgatgATATTGGCCAAGTTGACTCTGTTCTCAAGATGAATGACAGCAGGGATTTAGGTGACAAGATGAATAAGAATAGGGATTTGGAGTCTAAAGCTCAAGAGGATGATATGGACCAAAATATGGAGGGGGTGTTTGGTGAGGAGAATGAAGAGGAGCCTGTCTTTGATGGAACGGAGGGTGTAGTAGAGAAAGCAGTGGCACTCACAAACTTTGTTAAGGAGAAGGGTGCAGTTGCAGTTTCTAGCGTTCTACGTCGCCTTTCTGGgaaaaaagatgaagatggacaGGATTTTCCTGGTGATGAAAGTAAGGACGTACCTGATTCCTCTGAAAATAGTGATGTGAAAGAAGGCCCTCAGAAAACAACAGAGAGGTCTGTGTGGAATCCTTTAAGCTATATTATGATGTCACACAATGCCGATGCAGATAACAATGCTGAGCAGAGGGAGGAAGTCAGCAAAGGATCAACACAACCTATAGCCATGAAAGGAAGAGTTATTCTGTACACAAGGTTAGGATGCCTGGATTGCAAAGAGGCTAGGTTATTTTTGTTCTGGAAAAGGCTCAGATACGTTGAAATAAACATAGATATCTACCCCAGTAGAAAGCTGGAACTGGAGAAGATTTCTGGGTCTTCTGCTGTTCCCAAGGTGTTCTTCAATGAAATCCTTATTGGAGGGGTGAGTGAGCTAAAGGCCTTGAATGAATCTGGAAAGCTTGATGAAAAGATTGATTATCTGATAAATGAAGCACCATCATTTGAAGCTCCTTTGCCGCCTCTTTCTGGTGAAGATGACCTCTCAAGTAGTGGGGCTTTTGATGAACTGGCTCTACTTGTCCGAAAAATGAAAGAAGTTATTATTGTTAAGGACCGATTTTATAAAATGCGAAGGTTCACTAACTGTTTTATAGGTTCAGAAGCTGTGGATTTCTTATCAGAGGATCAGTATTTGGAAAGGGAAGAG GCTATTGAATTTGGACGAAAGCTTGCTAGCACATTCTTTTTTCAACACGTTCTTGA AGAGAATCTGTTTGAAGATGGTAACCACTTGTATCGCTTCTTGGATGATGATCCTATTGTGTCATCTCAATGTCATAACATCCCTCGGGGTATAACTGATGTGAAACCAAAGCCTATCCTGGACATTGCATCTAGGCTGAGATTTTTGTTCTATGGAATTCTTGAAGCCTACACGTCAGAAGATGGAAAGCACGTGGATTACAGAAGTATTCATGGAAGTGAAGAATTTGCAAG GTACTTGAGAATAGTTCAGGAGCTTCAAAGAGTGGAAGTCCAAGATATGCCAAGGGAAGAGAAGCTTGCCTTCTTTATAAATCTCTATAATATGATGGCCATCCATGCGATTTTGGTTTTGGGTCATCCAGCTGGGCCACTGGAACGGAGAAAGTTGTTTGGAGACTTTAAGTATGTTATTGGTGGGTCCACCTTCTCACTATCAGCTATTCAAAATGGTATTTTAAGGGGCAACCAGCGACCACCATTCAATCTCATGAAGCCATTTGGTGCAAAAGATAAACGTTCCAAG GTAGCTCTTCCTTATCCGGAGCCTCTTGTACACTTTGCACTGGTTTGTGGCACCCAGTCTGGGCCTGCACTACAATGCTATTCTCCAGGGAATATTGATAAAGAGTTAATGGACGCAGCCcgtaattttttaagaaatggaGGAATCATTGTTGATATGAATGCCAAGGTTGCATCAGCCAGTAAGATCCTTAAATG GTTTAATGTAGATTTTGGCAAGAGTGAGGTAGAGGTACTAAAGCATGCATCAAACTACTTAGAGCCTGCTGACTCAGAAGCATTACTGGATTTGCTTGCCAACTCTCAGTTAAAGGTGATATATCAGCAATATGACTGGAGCTTGAACTGCTAG